The Verrucomicrobiota bacterium genome segment TACTCGAATGCTCCCCGGTGCGGTCCATTCGATGCTGCGCGCCCTTGGCGACAAACGCTTGGTGGGTGGAGCCTTTCAAAGGCGTTTTGATCATCCCTCTCTCTTCTTGCGAGCAACTTGCTGGCTGGCCGATGCGCGCGGGGAATCCTGGGGCTGGTTTTTCGGAGACCAATGCCAATTTGTCCGGCGCGAGGTCTTCCTTCAGTTGGGGGGCTACGTGGACTGGCCCAGGTTCGAGGATCTCGATTTCGCAAGGCGCCTGGCACGAATCGGAAAGACCTGCCTCATCCGTCCTGGCGTCATTTCGTCCGGACGGCGATTTGGCGATCACCCGGTCCGGCGAACGCTGAAGGACTTTGGGCTGACACTTCGTTACTGGGCGGGCGGCGCTCAGGGCGCCGGCACGAACACCGCACGGTAGAATCGGAAGACATCGCTTACCGAGTTGGTATCGCGCAACGAAGCCGCCACCGTCCCGCCACGAGGAACGACGAGGTTGGTCGTGGCGACACTGAACCAGTCCAGCATGTTGGTGGAGGCCTGAAGCGTGTAGGCGCCGCTCTGTTGCGCCGCCATGGTGAGTCCAAACGCTTCGCCCGGTCCACCGCTGAAGCCGGCGCTGCTCAGCAGGCGCAAAGGCACGTCCAGCGCGTAGCTCAACTTCACACGCCCGGCCGCACCACCGATTCCGTCCACCGCGATATAATACACCGTCCCGGCGGTGGCGGTGAACCGAACCAGACTGGTGGCGCCGTTGGGACCGCTGTTATCATCGCAGGCGACCAGGGTGAGACTTTCGAAATCGGCCCCCGAGCCTGTGTACACCGCGAGGACCGTGTCGAATTCGCTGCCTCCCGTGCTCACCAACAGGCTGCCATCCGCCTCGGCTTGATAAGTGAACCATTGGCTGGCACCGCCAATGACGCCGCAATGGTTGGGTTCGTTCGCTTCCGTGGTGGATCCGAAGGAATTGAACACTTGGGATCCGGAATATCCGCGCGCGACGGCCGTTCCTGCCTTAATCAGCCTTTGGGCCTCGAATCCACCCGGCAAGACGAAGCCGGCTCGATGGTTACCACGGTTCACACCCGCAGCGGCTCCTCCGCTCCCGCCTCCGCCCGGCGTGGCATCCGCAAATTTATCTTCGGGTGAAACGCCCGTGGCAGCACCTCCAGCCTCATTCACGCCTATGACCAGCTTGGCCGGGGCACTGCGGACGGCGGCCTGGCCGTTGGACACTTCGACCTGATAACGAGCGACGTCGAGTTCGCCGACATTGCTGAGGTTCAGCACACGGTCGTTCCGGCCCGGCATCAGAACCCCGTCTTTGAACCACTGGTAGGTCAACGGTGCCCCGCCATCGTCCACCGCGGTCACGGTGAAGGTCGCGGTCCCGCCCGCCAGCACGGTTTGATCCCGCGGAGTCGAGGTGATCCGGGGCACACGAACGATCGTGGCCTGGAAACTCCAACTCAACACGACGGTGCCGCCGACGCCACCCACCCCATCCACGGCGATGGCGTATTCTGCTCCGCCCGATACATTGAAGCGGACGGCGCTGGTCAAGAAACCGCCACCGTCCTCGTCACTCGCAATCGACGCGAGCGAACTGACGGAATTTCCGAGATAGACCGCCAGCACCGTGTCGAAGCTGCTGCCGGTGGTGTTGAAAGAAGCGATCCCGTCCCCGGGCGCCACCCAGCGAGCCCAAACCGACCTGGCTGGACGCCGGTTTGCATGGAAGGGTTCACCGGGTTGGGCGGTGGCCAGGGTGCTGCTGCCCTTGAGTGATCCGAAAGGCCCCGGCAAAACCACCCGATCTTCGAAATTGTCCCCGAAGACAGTCTCCTCGACGAGCACGACGATCAGGGCTGGATCGCTGGTGGTGGTGCCCGAAGGGGAACGAACGACGACCGTGTAGCTGCCCGAGTCCTCGGGTCGCACATTGTCTCGAACCAGGGTATCGCTGGTTTCACCGGGGATATTCACACCGTTCAACCTCCACTGATAAGAGAACGGGCCGTCTCCGTTGACGCGAACGTGGAGGGAGATGCGTTCCCCGGCCCGCACGGTCTGTCCTTGCGGCTGTTCGCCGATCGAAGGGGGCACGAGGACGGTCAGAGTGACGGCGTCGCTCGTGACATCGCCCGCCAGGTTGCTGATCCGGACGGAATAACTTCCCCCTCTCTCACGGGTCACATTTTGGAGGAACAAGGTTCGCGACTCCGCCCCGGGGATTTTGGTTCCATTGAAGAGCCATTCGAAATGGAGCGGTGTCGTACCATTCGGCGCCACGCTCAAAGAGACATTTTCCCCCTGCAGCACCGTTTGCGGAGTGGGAGGAGTAATGATGGTGGGCGGAATGATAACCTGAAGCGTGGCGCTTTCACTGCGCGCCGCGCCCGCGAGATTGGAAACTTCGACCGAATACCGGCCGGAATCATCGAACGCCACGCTCCGGAGGACCAACCGGTCTTGAGTCGCTCCCTCAATGGGGGTTTGATTGAAAAACCAACGTTAAACAAGCCCGATGCCCCGGGCGACAACAGTGAACTCCGCATCCTTGCCCGTGGCGAGCACGAGCGAAGCCGGCGGAGTCACGATTTCCGGTTTGTCAGGAACCACCGTAACCTTGAACTCCGTGCTGGCCTCTCCCCCGTCCGCATCCGTCACCGTCAACACCACCACGCTGTCGCCGGCTTGACCTGGGGTGGGCGTCAATCGCAGGGTTTTCGTTGAGCCCGCTCCAGAAACGATGAGTCCTGGCACCGGCAGCAAACTCGGATTGGAGCTGCGTGCCGTGAATTTCAGGACGGCGGGCGGAGTTTCCAAGTCCTCGACTTTGAACTCGACGGATCCGGCCGTCGCGCTGGCCGGGATGCGGAGGTCGTCGATTTTAGAGATCGAGGGGAGATCGTTCACGGGCCTGACGGTGACGAGAATGGCGCGCTCGGAAACGCCGCCGTTGCGATCCTCCACTCGCACCCGCAAGGTGGTTACCCCAAACTGATTGGGGAGCGGAGCGAACTTCAGTAATCAATTCACGCCGAACCCCTCGATCTGAATGCCCGTGCCGGGCACGAGCGCGTCATTCGAGGAGTTCACTAAGACCTTGAGCGAGGTTGCGGGATCTTCGGCATCCGCCACGCCAAATTCCACCATCACGGGCGGCTGATCTTCGTCGAGCACCACTGGCGGCACTACCGAGATTTCGGGGAGATCGTTGATGAATTCCACGAAAACCTCAAAGGACGTGGAACTTTCCACCGAGCCGTCCAGCGCGGTTAGGGTCACGATGGAAGAGCCCGATTTCCCGTCCGCCGGCCGAATTTTGACGACGCGGCGCGATCCCGTGCCTTCGATCACGACATGGGCCTGCGGAATCAAAGATGAATCGGAAGAATCCACCCGGAATTTCAGCGTATTCAAGTCGCTATCCACATCATTCAGCACCCAATCCAGAGGCGGCAACGGCGTGTTCTCCTTCGTCTTCTGGTTCGGAATCTTCCCCACCACGGGCGGATCATTCACGGGCCGGACGGTCAAAAGGAAGGTGCGGCTGTCCGGAACGCCGGTATTGTCGCGCACGATGACCGTAACGTGGGCCGAACCGGAGGCGTTGGGGAGTGGCTTGACGCGAAGTCGCGCGCCCGTCGTGACCCGCGTGACTTGGAATGATGAAGCATCGAGAAGCAAGGAGTTGTCCGAACTCAAATCGTAGGTCATGAACCCAATCGGCGAATCTAGATCGGACACCACCAAATCCAGCTCCAAAGTAGCGTCCTCATCCATGGATTGCGCTCCCAGCGGAGCGAGCGAGGGAGGGTCGTTGGAAGGAAGGACGCGGATCTTGAAGCTTTGGCTCGAACTCAAAACGCCGTCGCGGATCTTGACGGTGACCTCCGACTCCCCGGCGGCGTCGCGCAGAGGCGTCAGCACCAAGGTTCTTGAGGCGCCTGTTCCCAGCACACTGGTCGAGACGACGGGTGGATCGCTGACTGAAACGTCCAATGTCAGCAGGTCGGCCACGGTATCGGGATCAAAAAGGTTGAGCGGCACGAAGACCGGCAGGCCGTCCTCGTCGGTCAACGCGCTGCCCAACGGGGCGAGGTGGGGCGGATCGTTAACCGGCGTCACCGTGACCACGAAATTCATCGTAAAAGCCGCCCCGCCATCATCGGTCACCGTCACGGAGATGGTGGCCGTGCCGTTGGCATCCGCGACGGGCGCGAAATCGATGACACCGACGGCGGCGGGACTCGTGTAAGTCACGGTCGGGTTCGGCACAATGGAGGTGTCGCTTGAGACGGCGGTGACCGTCAGGACCTGGACTTCGTCGGGAGCGCCGGAAGAAATCCCGGAGAGCGGTACGGTCTGCAAAGGGGCGTCCTCTGGAATCGTGAGCGGGGAAAGAACGCCGAGCGTGGGCGGATCATTGAGTGGAACGAAGGTAACGGTGAAGGTGGCGGGTGTTCCACCCTCCCAATTCAAGGCTCCCTGGATGAGCATCGTGGGCGCGCTGCTAACCACGGCCCCGGTCACTTTCAATTCCCCAAACAAGCCGATCGTGGTCGCCGAGACGCCGGCCAGTGTCAAGTTGTTCGCGGTGATTTCCAGTGTAACCAGGCCACTCGTCCCCTGGCCCATCAAGATACGGTCCACCGTCGCGGCCACATCCAGGGTTACGGTGTAAGTGCCATTGACATTGATCACCACCTCGTCCCCGGGGAGGGCCTGTCCCCGCCCGCCGCCCACGGGATGCAAAACATCATGCTCCGGCGGCGCGCCGGGACGGACGCGCCCTACCTGCATCACCGGCAACATCGGGATGCACCGGTCCGAGGCGGCGCATCCAGAGGTTGTGGGTGACCGGGTTGTCGTGGTCACGTCGAAAGCCCTGTCTGCTGTGGCGAAGGCTGCCCAGCTTGCGGGGCGATGAAGGGAACCCGGCGCGTGGAGAGCATGGGAGGGCCTCGTTCTTCACCCGCCGGGCCGTCGGCGATACGGCAGGTTGGGCAGCCTGCATTACTCTGCCGCCAACCTCGGAATGGACCGGCCATGGAAACCCAACCGCCGAAGTCCCGCGACCGCGGCGAAAACCAACCGGCCCGCTTGCCCCCCGGTTTACCCAGCTCTTCTCGACATCGATTCCAGCCCATCAAGGGGTCATGAGACCACATCGAGGGAAACTGACAGGAAAACCTGTCAAACGGCAAAGGGCGCTAGAACTCGATACGCTGTCCGAACCGCACTTTTGCGTCCTTCCACGGTCTTGCCAAAGGTATCGTCCTCCACCTCGATACAAACCGGACCGGCATAGTTCGTTTCCATCAAAGCACCCATAAACCGGCTCCAGTCCATCTCCCCAAATCCGGGAATCCGGGGTTGATGCCAGAACAGCGGATGCGAAAACACCCCATGTTCGTTGAGCCGGTCTTGATGCACGCGAACATCCTTGGCATGGACGTGGAAAATCTTGCCCTGAAACTCCCGCAACGGACTCGCCGGATCCATCTGCTGCAACACCAAGTGGGAGGGATCGTAGTTCAATCCAAAGTGCTTCGACGGAATGTCGTTGAACATCCGCCGCCACACCGACGGCGATACCGCCAGATTCTTACCCCCCGGCCACTCGTCCCGCGTGAACAACATCGGACAGTTTTCGATTCCAATGCGGATCCCGTGATCTTCGGCAAAGCGGATCAAAGGACGCCAAACCTTGAGAAATCTCGGCCAGTTTTCGTCGATCGACTTGGTCCAGTCCCGCCCGACGAAGGTGTTGACAGTGCCCAACCGCAACCGCTCCGCCCCGAGGATGACCTTTTTCAAGTGAGAGACGGCGACCTGGCTGACCTGGGGATCCGGGTCGAGCGGATTCGGATAATAACCAAGCCCGCTGATGGACAACCCGCGGGAGGCGAAGCGTTCGCGAATTTCCTCGGCCCGTCCTTCGGTCAAGCCGACGACATCGACGTGGGTTACACCCGCGAATTTCCTTTCAGCCTTCCCCACGGGCCAGCACATGAGCTCGATGCAATCGAACCCTTCCTCGGCGGCAAAATCGACCCACTGCTCCAACGTCAGTTCGGGAAGAATGGCGGAAACGACTCCAAGCTTGAATCGGGATGTTTGGGACATAGGTGCTAGGCGAAATCCCCCCAAGGCTCTTCGCGGTCGTGGTCAGTCTTTGAACTCTGTCTGGATCGGCGATCACAGGCGAGTTCTGCGATCGTCATGTCCATCCTCTGCTCTGGAGGGTTTCTTTCGATGATTGAACAGGAGGGGGACGGAGCAATCAAGGTTTTCCCCATTTCGGCCAGGCGGACCCAACTCGAGCTTTTCAGAAGGCGGCTGACGGAGGCTCCGGAGGCTTTCGTTGATCCATTCCCGAAATATTCGCTGCACACGATTTGCCGTTTCGAGCCAAAGAACTCCGCCGGGCCGGGGTGCGGAATGGTGAGTAACTGTTACATCAAGTGATGTCGGGAGGTTCAACGCGCCCGATGGTGGGTGGGTAGATGGGACGCCACGCCGACGCGCACTGACAGAGGCGGTCGTTGAGCGAGTTCTTTGAACGCTGCCGTCCTCCACGCGGTGGCCGAAGGAATTGATGGGTTCCGGAACCCGTGTCAAGTGCGCCACGAAGGGGATCGCTCGGGGTGGTTCAGGCTGGCCTGGCCTTTTCAGATCGAGGGAGAACGGGACGCCCGGTGAGGACACCGGGCCTCCAGACACAGAGGTCGTCGGGATGGTAGGCCGCGTACCCTCACGCAGCGCACTGTCGCGGTTTCAACCTCCCGGCTCACTTGATGCTCATGTTCGTCGGGAGGGCTAGACAGCCGCCTGCTCCTCGACGCGCGCAAACAGCCAAAGCGCGTCCGCGAGCCGGTTGAGGAAACGAAGGATTTCCGGATTCATCCTCTCTTCCGCGGAACGCAAATCGAGCACCCTGCGCTCCGCGCGGCGGCAGACGACGCGTGCCCAATCGAAAAAGCCCGCGGCTTTCGTTCCACCCGGCGTGGCCCAGCCACGATAGGTAATGTTCCGCTCTTCGATCGCCGCCACCCATCCGTCCACTTCAGACACCTGCGCGGACGAGATGGAAGAAAACCCGTCCCGTTCGTATCGTTCCCGGTCTTCCGGATCCGTGGCGAGCTCACCCATCAGCACGACCAACTGTTTTTGCGCCCACAGGAGCTTGTCGTTCAGCCCGGCTTCGCCGCACCAAGCGCGTGCCATTCCCAGGGCGGCATTGAGTTCGTCCACAGCGCCGACTGCCTCCACGCGAACGTGGTTCTTCGGCACCCGACGGTTGTACAAGAGTCCCGTCGTGCCGTCGTCGCCGGTGCGTGTGGCGATGCTCATGAATGATGCCTCAACCTCGCGCCAGCACTTCCTTCACGGGTTTGCCCAGGCCGTCGCGGGTCACGTAAAACGGGCGTTTCTCGATCTCGTAACTCGTCTTGGGCGAAATGCCCAGCGCATGGAAGATCGTCGCATGAAGGTCCTCGATGACCACCCGTCCTTCCAGGGTCCGGCAAGGACGTTCCTCGGCTGTCTTGCCGTGCAAATAGCCTTTCTTGACGCCGCCTCCGAACAGCAGCACCGAACCGGCATCCGTAAAATGCCGGTGCATGCCATAATGTTTGGGATCTTGGATCACATCCGGCACCTCGACTTGATCCTTCACTTTCTTGTCGGGTTTGCCTTCCGTCATCATGTCCCGGCTGAATTCGCTCGCCAGCACCACCAGCGTTCGGTCCAGCATTCCACGCTCCTCCAAATCCAGGATCAGTTGCGAGACGGGGCTGTCGATTTGCTTTTTCATATCGACGAGCCGGCTGTGCCCGTTTTCGTGCGTATCCCAGTTGAGAAAGGGGATGTACTCGGTGGTCACTTCGATAAAGCGAGCGCCAGCCTCGACCAGCCGTCGGGCCAGCAAACACCCCAAACCGAATCGGGCCATGTTCTGCTTCTCGTAAGAACCGTCCCTCGACAACGCGGCGCGTGACGCTTTCGAGAAGTCGTATCCACCCGGGACATACTTCGCCACCATTTCCTTGGACTCCAGTGTGAGATCGAAGGCTTTGGCGGCGGGTGAAGTCAACAAGCGGTGCGCGTTGTCCATGGACCGCAGGAAGGATTCGCGCTGATACCCGCTGCCATGCTGGCCGATGGGACTCGCCTCCAGCAAACGCTTGTAAAATTGGTTGCGATCCTCGAAGCGCCCCGGGCTCATTCCCGCGGGAGGACGCACGCTTTCCGCCGCCAGATCCGGGAACGCAATGTTGAAAGGTCCGTACTCGCTCCCATAAAACCCCGCGCTATGAAACGCCTTCAGCTCCTCCCCTTCTCCCACGTCGTAGCGTTGTCCGATGTTGATGAACGCCGGCACTGCGGGATCGCGGGGCCCCAGCGTTCGCGACACCATCGAGCCCAAATGCGGGGCGGCCACTGTTTGGGGGGGCGCATATCCCGTATGCCACTGGTATTGGTGCCGCGTATGCAGGATGAATCCCAGGTCCCCGGCGGTGTAAGAACGGATCAGCGTGCCCCGATCCATGATCCGCGCCATTTTGTCCAAGCCTTCCGAAATCTTGATTGAATCCACCACGGTGTCGATGGCGGGGAAGGTACTCAGCACCTGGTCGGGTTTGAGCCCCTTTTCATAGGGTGTATAACGCTTGGGATCGAACGTTTCCGTGCTCGCCATCCCTCCTCCCATCCAAAGCACGATCACCGCGTCGGCTGTGGGCGCGATCTTGGGAACAGTTTCAGCGAACCCTTGACGCGGATAGCCGGCGGCGAGAGCGGACAACGTGGCGGCACTGGCGGTTCTCAGAAAGTCCCGGCGAGGCTGCAGAAACCCTGTTTTCATAGGCAATTCAGTAAATGAGTTGAAATTCAGGCAACATCAGCAGGCTCCAGAGAAGGTCTTCCACTCCTTCCTGCTTGGGTGGCAGTCCGGCCAGTTCTCGCGATGCCGAGGCCTCGACGGCATTGGGCGCGCGCCCGAGCGCGCGCAGATACAGCTCGCGAACCAAGGCGTCCGTGGATCGTGGACCGGCGGCCAGCAATTGTTCCGCGCCCCGTTTCACCAGCGAGTCCAACGAGCTGCCATTGGCCAGTTCCAGCGCTTGCAGCGTCGTGGCCGCGCTTGCTCGTGTCGCGACCACTTGCTCGCGATTGGGACGGCCCAACGCCGCGGTAAGAGGATCCGATCGAACCATCGAGGTTCGAATCGTGCCTCGCTGAGGGATGGCAGATAAAATCGCAGAAAACCGCCGCTCGAGATGCCGCCCATCGGCGGGATCCAATGAGTTCAAAGGAAGCAACACCGCTTGTTTCCAGCCCGCATCGTCGTGTCCTGGCCGTTCCCAGCCCTCCGTCCTGGACGTGCTCCATCGCCAAGCTTGATCGGAAGCCATGTCCATGATCTTCCCGGCCTCAACGCGTCCCGAGGAACCCGCTCCACGAATGCGGGCATAGAAGAGGAGTCCCGCGGGATTGGGTTTGTCCTTTTCACCCGTATTGGCGCTTTCCACCGCCAGTACGTTCTCTCCTTTCAAGAGATAGGGTTTCAAGTCGAAGAGCCGCGGACGTTCCCAATCGGAGCCTTCCCCGAGCTTATTCCCGTTGAGGTAGAGGGTGAACTTATTGTCCGCCGTGCAGACGGCATGGGCTTCGCCGACCTTTTCCTGCACTCGAAAGGTTCTCCGCCAATACACGGTCTCGACAGGCGCTTTGGTGAACGCCTCCGGCACGTTCCATACCCAATGGGGTTTCAACCCGCTGGCCAGCATGGAAGCCGGACGGCGCCCTCCGCCTCCGGCCAGAAAATCAAACTCGGCTTCCGCACGTTCGAACCAGAGCCCGGCCACCGTTCCCAGCGCATCGCGAAATTGCTCCGCGGACAGCCGTCGAATCGCCGGCCCCCGGAACACGTAGTCTTTATCCGGTGCATCGTCCACGTTCACCGCGGGCGATTGATAAGCTTTCGAAGTCAGGATGTGGGCCATGGTCCGCTTCAAGTCGTAGCCATGGGCAGCCAGATCTTCGGCGAGCCAATCCAGCAGGGCCGGATGCCAGGCTTTCTGTTCCATGTCGTCCACCGGTTCAATCAAACCTCGACCCATGATCTGGCGCCACAGCCGGTTGACCACGGTCCTGGTCAATCGCCCGTTCTTGGGCCCGGCAACGACCTCCGCCAGCCGCCGCAGCCGGGCCGGCTTGTCGAGTCCGTTTGAAATCTCCCCGAGTTCGGGATAGATAAACCGCGTCCCCGCCTTCTGGCCCGTGGCTTTGTCGCAATGGAACATTTCCATGGGTTCGTCCGCATAGAGGTTCGCCAGAGCATAGGCATCCGCCAGCGTCCAATCATTGATGAAGCTATCGTGACAGGAGGCGCATTTCAGATTTACGCCCATGAACACTTGCGAAATGTTCTGCGCAGCTTGCAAGGGTGGAACCTGGCTGGCGTTGACGACTCCGCGCCACACGATGCCCTTGGTAAACCCCTCCGAATCCTTGCCCGGCGCAATGAGTTGGGCCACGAATCGGTCGTAGGGAAGATTGGTCGCCAGCGCGGAGTAGAGCCAGGAGCTGATTTGCTTTCGACCGCCGTCGATGTAGCCGGTGCCCGCGTAATCGTTGCGAAGGAGATCATTCCAAAACGTGAGCCAATGCTGGGCGTAGCGTTGGTGGTCCGACAGAAGTTTCTCCACTAGCCTCTGCCGTTTGTCTTTGCCACGCTCCGTGATGAACGAGGCCAATTCAACGGGCGTCGGAAGCACGCCCAACACATCCAAATACACGCGGCGAGCGAAGACGCGATCTTCCACCGATTCCGGCCATTCCAGGTTGCGCGCCTTGAGATAAGGCTGCAACAGGCGGTCCACCGGATTCTTCAAACCGGGGACGGCCGGCGGCGCTTTCACCGGTTGCGCGAGCAAATTGACAGGTTCAGGGCGAGCGAAGGTAATCGACGCGTCCCATTTCAACCCTTGATCAATCCAACCGCGCAATAATCCCACTTGCGCAGCGGTAAGCTTCGATCCCTTCTCGGGCATCACGTTTTCATCGTCCAACCCCGAAACGAGCTCGATGAGAAGGCTCTCACTGCTCCGTCCCAACTCCACGACCGCTCCGGAATCGCCGCCCTTCAGAACCCAATCTCGATCGTCAAGTCGGAAGCCCCCTTTGGATTTGCCGCGACCATGGCACTTCGTGCAACTCGCCTCGAGGATGGGCTTGATCTCGCGGGCAAAATCGACTGCGTGCGTCGCGGCGGGCGGCAGCGCCGCACGTTGTTCCGGGGTCAGACGCGCTTGAATTCCTGGCGCCAAAACCATGACCAGGAAGCAAACAAACAGCCGGTTCAGAAAAGGCATGAGGCGCATTCTAGCGTGACTTCTGCAGATTGGCGATGCCTTTGAGCAAATCCATCGCTCGAGCCAGAATCGGATCTGCCAGTTGAGGTTTTTCCGTTTCGCTCACACCCGACCGAAAAGGGGCCGCGGGTTGCTCCTCCGGGTCGAGCCCCTCCCGTTTCCGACGAACCAATTCCGCCTCATTCAACTTCGGACGCGGTTCGACGCCCGTCGTCCGGCGAATCGCGCCAGCCGCAGCGTGGGAAACAAAGGGCTTGTCGAAGAACTGCCGTTCCAACGCCGGGGCGGATTCGAAGGAAACATCCGGCACGACGCCTTGGGCCGACAGCGAATCCAGCTCGGGTCCACGCAGGTTGCCCGTAGCAATGTGGATGCGGCGTCCATTGGACAGATCAACGGACTTGTACACTTTGGCCTGGTTGGCGGTGGGACTTCCCAACACGAGGGCTCCGACGTGCTGGCGAAGCAGGGCGGCGAGTGCTTCCGCGGCACCTGAAGTCTGGCGGTTGACGAGCACGACGCAAGGGAGGCGGATGGCGTTGGTTCCCTTGCCGCCTCGCAGCATTCCCGAGCCGAAATCGAGCAAGTCCGTTTCCGCCTGCACGAATCGGGAGGCGGTTTGAACCGCAGCGGCATAATCACTTCCGTGACAATAGCGGAGATCCAAAATCAGACCATCGAGTCGATTCGTCGTCCAGATGCTGATGGAGGAGTTCAATTCCTCG includes the following:
- a CDS encoding glycosyltransferase — encoded protein: MAVKVSFVIPTLNEAGQLPLTLASLPSLGGDFECCIADGGSLDSSRDRALHAGARWIECAEPGRGKQLNAGAFQAQGDVLVFLHADTRMLPGAVHSMLRALGDKRLVGGAFQRRFDHPSLFLRATCWLADARGESWGWFFGDQCQFVRREVFLQLGGYVDWPRFEDLDFARRLARIGKTCLIRPGVISSGRRFGDHPVRRTLKDFGLTLRYWAGGAQGAGTNTAR
- a CDS encoding sugar phosphate isomerase/epimerase, with the translated sequence MSQTSRFKLGVVSAILPELTLEQWVDFAAEEGFDCIELMCWPVGKAERKFAGVTHVDVVGLTEGRAEEIRERFASRGLSISGLGYYPNPLDPDPQVSQVAVSHLKKVILGAERLRLGTVNTFVGRDWTKSIDENWPRFLKVWRPLIRFAEDHGIRIGIENCPMLFTRDEWPGGKNLAVSPSVWRRMFNDIPSKHFGLNYDPSHLVLQQMDPASPLREFQGKIFHVHAKDVRVHQDRLNEHGVFSHPLFWHQPRIPGFGEMDWSRFMGALMETNYAGPVCIEVEDDTFGKTVEGRKSAVRTAYRVLAPFAV
- a CDS encoding cob(I)yrinic acid a,c-diamide adenosyltransferase, encoding MSIATRTGDDGTTGLLYNRRVPKNHVRVEAVGAVDELNAALGMARAWCGEAGLNDKLLWAQKQLVVLMGELATDPEDRERYERDGFSSISSAQVSEVDGWVAAIEERNITYRGWATPGGTKAAGFFDWARVVCRRAERRVLDLRSAEERMNPEILRFLNRLADALWLFARVEEQAAV
- a CDS encoding DUF1501 domain-containing protein, whose protein sequence is MKTGFLQPRRDFLRTASAATLSALAAGYPRQGFAETVPKIAPTADAVIVLWMGGGMASTETFDPKRYTPYEKGLKPDQVLSTFPAIDTVVDSIKISEGLDKMARIMDRGTLIRSYTAGDLGFILHTRHQYQWHTGYAPPQTVAAPHLGSMVSRTLGPRDPAVPAFINIGQRYDVGEGEELKAFHSAGFYGSEYGPFNIAFPDLAAESVRPPAGMSPGRFEDRNQFYKRLLEASPIGQHGSGYQRESFLRSMDNAHRLLTSPAAKAFDLTLESKEMVAKYVPGGYDFSKASRAALSRDGSYEKQNMARFGLGCLLARRLVEAGARFIEVTTEYIPFLNWDTHENGHSRLVDMKKQIDSPVSQLILDLEERGMLDRTLVVLASEFSRDMMTEGKPDKKVKDQVEVPDVIQDPKHYGMHRHFTDAGSVLLFGGGVKKGYLHGKTAEERPCRTLEGRVVIEDLHATIFHALGISPKTSYEIEKRPFYVTRDGLGKPVKEVLARG
- a CDS encoding DUF1549 domain-containing protein, giving the protein MRLMPFLNRLFVCFLVMVLAPGIQARLTPEQRAALPPAATHAVDFAREIKPILEASCTKCHGRGKSKGGFRLDDRDWVLKGGDSGAVVELGRSSESLLIELVSGLDDENVMPEKGSKLTAAQVGLLRGWIDQGLKWDASITFARPEPVNLLAQPVKAPPAVPGLKNPVDRLLQPYLKARNLEWPESVEDRVFARRVYLDVLGVLPTPVELASFITERGKDKRQRLVEKLLSDHQRYAQHWLTFWNDLLRNDYAGTGYIDGGRKQISSWLYSALATNLPYDRFVAQLIAPGKDSEGFTKGIVWRGVVNASQVPPLQAAQNISQVFMGVNLKCASCHDSFINDWTLADAYALANLYADEPMEMFHCDKATGQKAGTRFIYPELGEISNGLDKPARLRRLAEVVAGPKNGRLTRTVVNRLWRQIMGRGLIEPVDDMEQKAWHPALLDWLAEDLAAHGYDLKRTMAHILTSKAYQSPAVNVDDAPDKDYVFRGPAIRRLSAEQFRDALGTVAGLWFERAEAEFDFLAGGGGRRPASMLASGLKPHWVWNVPEAFTKAPVETVYWRRTFRVQEKVGEAHAVCTADNKFTLYLNGNKLGEGSDWERPRLFDLKPYLLKGENVLAVESANTGEKDKPNPAGLLFYARIRGAGSSGRVEAGKIMDMASDQAWRWSTSRTEGWERPGHDDAGWKQAVLLPLNSLDPADGRHLERRFSAILSAIPQRGTIRTSMVRSDPLTAALGRPNREQVVATRASAATTLQALELANGSSLDSLVKRGAEQLLAAGPRSTDALVRELYLRALGRAPNAVEASASRELAGLPPKQEGVEDLLWSLLMLPEFQLIY